Within Primulina tabacum isolate GXHZ01 chromosome 5, ASM2559414v2, whole genome shotgun sequence, the genomic segment tgaaattaaatttgatgatgagattcgggCACTTATTCTTTTGGCGTCTTTACTAGATAATTGGGAACCGATGCGGACAGCGGTTAGCAACTCTGTTGTAAAAAAAAAGGTACAATTCAATGATGTCAGATATCAAATTCTTGCTGAAGAAGTTCGCAGGATGGATTCGGGTGAAGGAACATCATCGAGATCTGCTCTAAATCTCGAGAACAGAGGAAGGGGCAGGAGTGGCGAAAAGAGTTCTAACCGATGGCGCGGTAGGTCCAagtcaagaaatggaaaagacaGAAGCAACTTTGAAAAAAATGTGAAGTGCTGGAGCTGTGGTGAGACTGATCACTTGAAAAAGAATTGCAAATCAACAAAGAACGACGCTAATATTGTTACTGAGGAGGTACATGATGCTCTATTATTATCCATGGAAAGCCCGgttgattcttgggttatggactcgggagcttcgtttcataccactggTAATCGTGATGTATTCAATAATTACATTGCGGGAGATTACGGAAAAGTTTTCCTGGCTGATGGAAAACCTTTGGAAATAATTGGTATGGGTGATATCCGGATGAAGATGACAAATGGATCTATctggaaaatcaacaaagtaaggCATGTACCAAAGTTGACACACAATCTGATTTCAGTGGGACAGCTTGACGACGAAGCTCATAAGGTGACCTTTGGTGATGGTTCTTGGAAAGTGAAAAAGGGATCCATGATTGTTGCTCGGGGAAAGAAAACTGGAACACTTTATATGACTTCAAGTTTGAGAAATAAATTAGCGGTTGTGGATGCTGAAGCTAATTCAAGTCTATGGCACAGTAAGCTTGGGGATACGAGTGAGAACGGAATGAAAATGCTTGTTTCAAACAGATAGCTACCGGAATTAAAGATCGTTGAACACAAGCTGTGTGAAGCTGTATTTTTTGGAAAGCAGAAAAAATTGAGCTTTTCAAAAGAGGTTAGAGAATCGAAATCGACGGATTTGGAGCTGGTACATACTGATGTATGTGAACTATCTCCTGTGACATCCATTGTAGATCACTCAAGATATTATGGCACTACTGTTGACGATTCGAGCAGGAAATTTTGggtttattttgtgaaaaataaaccGGATGTTTATGAGACCTTTAAACAGTGGGAGTTAGTCGTGGAAGATGTGATGGATTCACTGTAATCCAATCACATGTGGGAGTTATCAGAACTACCTGAAGGTAAAAAAATTTTACATAGCAAGTGGGAGTACCGGTTAGAACACAACGGTAGCAAGCGGTACAAAGAAATAATTGTTGTAAAAGGTGAAAAGAAAGTCATTGTTACACTGATATTTTCTCTCTGGTGTTAAAGTTAACTACTATCAGGACTGTACTTGGATTCATGGTAAAAGAAGATTTACATATGGAACAGTTAGATGTAAAGACGACATTTCTTCATGGTAAGCTAGATGAAGAAATAAATCAATCACATGTATTTGAAATACGAGGGAAAGAGAAAATGGTgtgcaaacttcagaagagcttgtatggtctcaaacaagctccaagacagtggtacaagaagtttgatggtGTAATGAATAATGATGGTTTTCTGAGGTATCAGGCTGATCACTGTTGTTATGTGAAGGTTGATGATTATTATATCATACTACTGATATATGTAAATGATATGTTGATAGCAGGAGCTTGTCTGGAGGAGATTGATAAACTCGAGAAAGAGTTATCAAATGAATTTGCTTTGAAGGATTTGGGTGCTGCAAAACAAATCCTTGGAATGTGGATCCTTAGAGATCGGGTGAATGGAATCTTGAAGCTTGAGAAGATTCCTGGAAGCAAGAATCCAGCTGACATGCTCACGAAGGCTGTTATCATTGAAAAACTGAAGTTGTGTTTGACTTCAGTTGGTGTCCTGGACTAACAAAGGAGGTATGAGCTGCTGCACTGATGGTGTGAagacatgattgaaatcaagtcttcaagtgggagaattgttaggtgagaggtggggaccacacattaaataaaataatattaagtcTCATATCCCACATCGTTTGTTTACAAAAAAGAACgagtgagaaatattgagtgtaatggtgtatacacttgttgtaatatttcttcaagttataaaagttgcagtgctccgtggacgtagcctatattgggtgaaccacgtaaatatttgtgttcttgttggttatttattttgcaatttgggtactatattatcatcgtgGTCGGCAACACTTCGGTGTTATTTTCCCAACAAGTGGCGGGGGTGAATCTAGCAGCAGTGGCGATGGAGATGCCGGTGGTAGTGGCGGAGATGCCAGTGTCAGTATTTAAAACTACGACACAATAATAACTCAATATTGTTTTGTTGGGTTTACCTATATGGGCACTACCCTCATTTCATTTCAACGGGTAAGATCTTgccacacatacaatttcaaaaaaaaatgggTCATATATATGCATGGGCAAATCTTGGCCATCCATCCTATCATGGGGCAATGTCCACATGGGTAGGATGAAATAAATCCTATATTATTAATTAGAAAATTAAGAAGTTAATAATTATGGAAAAATAAAATCCGGACATTTGTGTTTTGAAACTGGTCGAATAATAAGAATACAAGTCCTATCTTTGTTATCAAACCTAAtgcctaattttatatatatatatatatatatatatattaaaatccaAATCCGATAAAGCATTTAATCCAAACATAGCATGATATAAATTACTCAAATTATTtctaatttctaaatttttgttGCAGaagattatattttttaaaggtgattaaatttatatattatgaaaaaaataaaaaatacattatTCTGAACTGTGCTTGAAAATAAaagtgaaaaaataaatttattttaaggagAACGTTTGATAAATACGTGGATTTCATACtgatttttcaataaaataacaaaaatacccTTATTGGATAAGACACATGTTTTTTATTTAGGAAAAATTGTAGTGTTAATCATATAAATTTGTATACTTTGGGTTTAGGTTTTAGTCATGTAACTTTTCAATACTTGTTTTTGATCCAATAACTtagatttttttgttaattttatttttgaacaaAAGCCACTAACCACGTcgaatattatttatttgacacTTTTGTCACGTATGTAATATAAGTTTTACTCTCACTATCTCGGTCATGTAAGAGCATATTGActccaaataaaaaatatttcataaatttaGCCTCTGTAGTTGTTTTTTTCAACCAATTATTAGCATAATCTAAATTTCATTCTTGCATATACATCCTTGTTAAATGCTCCATTACAAATAAAACACGAGGGTGGGCCAAATAATCCGCGTGTTGCCTTCAATTTATTGGGCCAActgaatttaataataatttaataacagTTATGCTAGGATTGATTGCTTTCTCGATAatactttcaatttttttttcaaaaaatataaataaatatatccaaaaaaaaaaaagaagttaaTGCCTACACggcattattttatttcaattcctAATCCCACAAAACAACTTatttacttaaaaaaaaaaacatttttataacaTTATATTAGTACTCCACGGCAGATGACAAGTGCGTacgaaaaaaatttatttggtaaaaaattaaaattttatttattattttcctACAATTTTGGTTTGTATAGTAATTTTAAATGATAGATCCTCGTGATAATTGTAATAAATGAGAATCGAGATATCAATTATAAAGCTAAATATTTATCGTTTTAACAAAAATCATAGTTAATTATAAcgatataattttaatattttcagtTTACTGTTCAGATATCAGGTATCGATTGCACACAGGTCATTATTATACTcaacaaaattttatattttaaaaaaaaattaaaataccccaaattattcttaaaaaaacaagtagataaatcaaaatatttaagtATAACCTGTAAACCACCACCGAACATCACCACATCACCACCTAAGCTGTAAGATCTGTCTCTCGAACCCAGAAACAAGAAACTTCGGAGCTCCAGAAATGTCGTCTTGTGCAACCCTTTGCGAAATCCTCTTCGCCATTCTCCTCCCGCCGCTCGGCGTTTGCCTCCGATATGGATGCTGCACTGTAAGTTGTCGTGGTACCATCAAATTCGTTCCCCGAAGAGAAGTCAATTGATCCAATTTGTGCTTTTATTGATTGTTTGAACAGGTGGAGTTCTTGATTTGCTTGGTTCTGACCATTTTAGGGTACATTCCCGGGATTATTTATGCGCTCTACTTGATTCTCTGCGTCGATTCCGAAAGTTTCCGTGGAGACCAATATCAGCAGCTTGCTTAGTGCACCAGCCCTCTTGTTTTTCGGGTGGAGTGATGATGTTGTCgtgatatttatatatttatgtgttATTTATCGTCGGAGTTTGTGACTTGCAAACGATTATGCTTTCTGAGTTTATTGGAATAATTGTGGATTTTGGAGCGCATCTTCTATCGACATTTGTGATGATTTTCCATGTTCAATTCGAGATGTTGAAATGGTGAATGTGTTTTTACTCATTGTTTTAGTGTTTTTCTCCCAGCCTCTATTAAATCCTGAATTTTTTTATCTTCTGCTTGTATTTGTTCAGTGGGTGAACCCTTGGGCTAACTGAAACTCGAGTTGATGAGCTCAATCTTGAGACTGCAAAAATTTGGGTGTATTTGGTGATACTTCTGGTAAACATTTCCTTGGAAATGCGATCCTAGAAGTCGAGTTGGGGAATGTGATCTATGTTTCCTTGTTTGGTGATGTTATTGGTATTTCTGGTAAACATTTCTTTGGAAATGTGCTTCTAAAATTTGAGTTGGGTAATGTGATCTATAATTCGACACacttttgaaattaaaaatttatctaCGGATCTATCGGAAATGTGATATTATGTGTTACTGGATAACTGTTGGGGTATTTGCATCATTAATGTTATGTGGTTATTTAAAGAATTCGAAGAAAATAATACAACCATTGAATCGTTTACGACTGATGAAAAGTTGAATTCAAAATAATGATTTTATGGGAGAATATGAAAATGAAATGTAAATGCCGAAGATAATTGGAAAATAACGTGGATACATCAGCTTATGCTTCAGACAAGGGAATACGTTTTCCAGAAAGTTTAACAAACATTGCCTTTGGTTTCCAGTGAGATCTTTGCTATGGGATGATTGTTTTGGCTTGTGTTTAGTTACTAAGACATCGAATATGATGTTTGGGTTTGTCATACTGTTTAGAAGCATTACCATGTGATAATAACAATTAGATGTTACCATAGTTATTAGAAGCACAGAGTGCCATAAGGTGCGTAGGTGTCATGTAGTCTAGGCATGGTGCAAGGCATTCTATGAGCCTTATTGAAGTGGTGCGCCACGGATCATAAGATAAAGGAGCGATAACATGGATTTCATCTTGGATTCACCACTCCTACATCGAAGGTGAGCTTGAGAGGCGATATGAGTATTTACAGCACACCGATGCTTAGGGCTTCATGAAAGAGATGTGCCTTAGCTTGTTTGCAATGGCAGTATCATTGCGTCCTGAGCCTAGACGCATTTCCTGTGGGCTTTTAATAGCTATGGGTGTAGCATAATTATTTTAGATGAAATGTCACTAAGATTCCTAGGATTGGTACAAATATGATTATGAACAAGGAATGGAAGGGTACACCTcaatattttattcttaattttaTTCACAAGTCTAGATGTAGCCAACTTGTGAAGGATTTTTACTTCTTTATGTCGAACATTGTTCAGTTCGTTCGTTTATCTGCGTATTGTTATTGCTCTTTGCAGTGTGTTCTTATCACCTAATTGCCAACGCTTTCCCCTACGTAACTATTAGGCAGATAACGTGTTCCATGCTACTGCTAGGATTCTTTATTTGAATTGTCATGTGTTTTTTTCTTGTCCGAACAAGAACATGAAGGCTGATTACGTAAGAACATCGTTGTCATTTATCGATTGtttgaacataaataatgaAGTCCAAATGACTGCTTATGTTAAAACACAGAAACAAAACTACTTGGAAACCTCCTATCTATCATAggacaaaaattttaaattatgaaatgttttaatttttgaaattgtatgGACTATGGACACCCAAAGTGTTTAGTTTGATAGACTATGCCAATTGATTGATGAGCGCGATTGTTAGAACAATAAAACTATGTTCGATTAATTCGAAATCTACATATttgttaatttatatttatataaatgtaATGGTAACTGATATGGAATTCAAATACATTCATTCTATTTTCGaatcaatttttcaaattttatccTTAAAATTAAATCTCTGCTACAATCTCAAcctaaaacaaaattatttaagtaagtaaaattactttaaaatgataaattaaatCCAAGTATATCTATTATTTTACTGTATATTAAGTGAGAGATGCCTATAAAATATTTGGTATGTACGGGGAAACTTATTTTGCCTGACCTAAAattcatttattatttttacttttttttaaacGAGATTAGATTAAcaagtatttttaaattatttaaaataataattaatttataatttattttatttctcgtaatatatatgttttttagcAATAAATTTTTTCCAGTTtagtttatatttatataataaaaaaaaaatcattctaTATTTACCatcttattaaaattaaattataaattgttTACACAAAAATTTTCGATGCTCACTTCGATTCCGCCACTGACTTGCCGTGGTTCTGGACCCCCGAATTTGAGAAAATAATCGATAGGATGCTCCGATCCGTTGTTTCTTGGAGTGGAGGCTCGCTTACAGAAGTTCGCCTCAGCCATTGCGCTGCTCGTTCTCTGTCTTTGGTTGCTGagaggtatatatatatgtttaaaaacatatttttgagTAGTTATTTCCGCTTTTGATCGGATTGGGATGATTGAACGTCAGATTCATTTGAGTTTTAGCAGTTTTTGTACTTTTTATTGTGGATGTAATCTACAAAATTTCATTCATATCGGCTGCTGTGGATTGCATAACttgcaaaaattcaaaattgcaataaaaacgTACCCTGAGCCATTCAACCCATTAAAATGGTGAATGGACGAGCTACACTGATAGATGGAAAACCTAGAATGATATTTTAAAGCTGGATCTCAATTGTGATGCAATTGCTCACATTGTCCAAGAGAAATAAAGGAGTTGACGACATTGGGAAATTTTTGTTTGGATTTGGAAGTATTGcaattttgaatatttatgGTAATTAGAAGGCTGATAAAGTATGCATCAAATCTTTATTTTTTGTGATAGCTTGTAGGCTGTAGCAGCGCCGTTGAGCAAATTAGAATGCAACATTATGAGTTCTAACTGTGtaattatggtaattatgcGATGATGAGGCTTTATTAAGTTGaattttaagcataattaaTGTTTTTTATGAGCAAATGAAGACGCTTGGTCCTTTTGGATTACTCGAGTCTTTTCACGGTAATGGTTAATGAATTGTTGCTTTTATGCCAACTTTCTCTTAGTTTTATGATTCAAAGTAAGCCAGAAGAACGCTTTCTTGTAATGAGTGAGTGTCGATGCTGGGCGATTTTCTCAATTTGTAGCATTTTTCTTCTGTGTTCATGGTTTAACTAAATTTTAGAGCATTTCCTAGCATGATACGCAGGGAAGTATTACCAATCTTGTCGGTTGAAAACTTTCAATTGTGGCTCTTCCCGTAAATATGCAAAATTACAAAAAAGATACCGATCACGTTTATCAAATTCTTGTTTGTCCTTAATTTTTTCCAGGTGCTGGAATCTTGAAGTTCTTTCTATCAGGAGCTGTCCTCATGTCACAGATGAAATTATGGCTGAAATAGCATCTGGATTCCCCAAGATCAAGGAACTAGATGTCAGCTATTGCCACGAATTCTCACAAGTCTTTGGCTACAAGAGGATCACGTTGTTCCAATTTAAAAATTCTAAGA encodes:
- the LOC142544696 gene encoding UPF0057 membrane protein At4g30660, whose amino-acid sequence is MSSCATLCEILFAILLPPLGVCLRYGCCTVEFLICLVLTILGYIPGIIYALYLILCVDSESFRGDQYQQLA